The following proteins are co-located in the Paludibaculum fermentans genome:
- a CDS encoding bacteriohemerythrin produces the protein MNLLNWRKEMSLGIEDIDRQHYMFFEILGRLHEAAVFESHISVLKGLAGDLCCYASLLFRGEENFIALTQDPNGRSHLMEHAEFQHRVAILEDVKILSDRTKVRDITEELGDWLESHISGFDHSLALRVRPAQERVTIMRPAHTMELPRLCESVAS, from the coding sequence ATGAATTTATTGAACTGGCGCAAGGAGATGTCGCTCGGTATTGAAGACATCGACCGGCAGCACTACATGTTCTTTGAGATCCTCGGGCGCCTCCACGAAGCAGCCGTTTTTGAATCCCACATCAGCGTTCTCAAAGGGCTGGCTGGCGATCTCTGCTGCTATGCCTCACTGCTGTTCCGCGGTGAGGAAAACTTCATCGCCTTGACGCAGGATCCCAATGGCCGCAGCCACTTGATGGAACATGCCGAGTTCCAGCACCGCGTCGCCATCCTGGAAGACGTGAAGATTCTGTCCGACCGGACGAAGGTGCGCGACATCACCGAAGAATTGGGCGACTGGCTGGAATCGCACATCAGCGGCTTCGATCACTCCCTGGCCCTGCGTGTCAGGCCTGCACAGGAACGAGTCACCATCATGCGCCCCGCCCATACGATGGAGCTGCCTCGCCTGTGCGAGTCCGTTGCTTCCTAG
- a CDS encoding GGDEF domain-containing protein: protein MQVGKGLDAAQAVRDSNPTQSRDILLQIIEGISEGVYFVNANAVITYWNKGAEELTGYKRQDVMGRECHFLQYCGPNVRKFGIEEIPVIATIRSGQPRSTTVFLLHEVGHRVPVWITCTPIFDEKQQCIGAVEVFDRSSNSPVRQRRRRDFNDAQFIQADTGVRNRVLTKVRIDDAIEFSKVKRRLTGLIYVDIDGLNQITLQLGPDGGNRVLRMVAQTMDNCLRVTDFVGHWEDDHFVVIVDIKQPADLELVATRLKDLIEKSGFSWWGRAINVTASMGATLVRGEDTSSAVILRARGLAAKSVAGGGNLIRLG from the coding sequence ATGCAGGTAGGCAAGGGCCTCGACGCGGCCCAGGCGGTTCGCGACTCCAACCCCACGCAGAGCCGCGATATCCTGCTTCAGATCATTGAGGGCATCTCGGAAGGCGTCTACTTCGTCAACGCCAACGCCGTCATCACCTACTGGAACAAGGGAGCCGAGGAGCTTACCGGCTATAAGCGCCAGGACGTGATGGGCCGCGAGTGCCACTTCCTGCAATACTGCGGCCCCAATGTGCGCAAATTCGGCATTGAGGAGATCCCGGTCATTGCGACCATCCGCTCCGGCCAGCCTCGCAGTACAACGGTGTTTCTCCTCCATGAAGTCGGCCATCGCGTGCCTGTCTGGATCACCTGCACGCCCATCTTCGACGAAAAACAGCAGTGCATCGGCGCCGTCGAGGTCTTCGACCGCAGCAGCAACAGCCCGGTCCGCCAACGCCGCCGCCGCGATTTCAATGACGCTCAGTTCATCCAGGCCGACACCGGAGTCCGGAACCGCGTGCTCACCAAGGTCCGCATCGACGACGCCATCGAGTTCTCCAAGGTCAAGCGGCGCCTCACGGGCCTCATCTATGTAGACATTGATGGGTTGAATCAGATCACGCTGCAGTTGGGCCCCGACGGCGGCAACCGTGTTCTGCGCATGGTGGCCCAGACTATGGATAACTGCCTTCGCGTCACTGACTTCGTAGGCCACTGGGAGGACGACCATTTCGTCGTCATCGTCGACATCAAGCAGCCCGCGGACCTTGAACTGGTTGCTACCCGCCTGAAGGATCTCATTGAAAAATCAGGTTTTAGCTGGTGGGGTAGGGCTATTAACGTGACGGCCTCCATGGGCGCCACACTCGTCCGTGGCGAAGATACCTCCAGCGCCGTCATCCTCCGCGCCCGCGGCCTGGCCGCAAAGTCGGTCGCCGGCGGCGGAAACCTGATCCGCCTGGGCTAG
- a CDS encoding diadenylate cyclase yields MHRWQPMADLAILAVVIYLFLRWTAENRLRVMLLAISAMFGLSALASRMDLPLAAWVLEAFGFTAVLFLVTIFQPELRHLVMRTEGWFRRPSSRDDPADACRAVTEAVFALAREKTGALLIVVRQHSIRELAGGGVEIGATPSSALLQAVFQKSSPIHDGGVVIELDRITRAGVLLPLTQRTDLPAQFGTRHRAALGISERCDAKVVVVSEERGDVTLVHRASWRHAAVERELVDFLSQGGQPEAAGPGPSVRRLLFGHMKQKLAALSMTALVWALTLVSSGTAIKDLQVPVEFTNPPAGMDVSKPSATQLEMRVRGPRWAVEALRPDQMTVRFDLSRGGLGGTRLAHPSDVVNLPPAVSVEWLRPDEITVNLVPARRARMN; encoded by the coding sequence ATGCATCGATGGCAGCCGATGGCCGATCTCGCAATCCTGGCAGTTGTAATCTATCTGTTTCTCCGCTGGACCGCCGAGAACAGGCTGCGCGTGATGCTGCTGGCGATCAGTGCGATGTTCGGGCTGTCGGCCCTGGCTTCGAGAATGGATCTGCCGCTGGCCGCCTGGGTACTGGAAGCGTTCGGATTCACGGCCGTGCTCTTCCTGGTGACCATCTTCCAGCCGGAGCTGCGGCACCTGGTGATGCGGACCGAAGGCTGGTTCCGGCGGCCGTCGAGCCGCGACGACCCGGCGGACGCCTGCCGCGCCGTCACCGAGGCGGTGTTTGCCCTGGCCCGCGAGAAAACCGGAGCCCTGCTGATTGTCGTGCGGCAACACTCCATCCGGGAGTTGGCCGGAGGCGGGGTGGAGATCGGAGCCACGCCCTCCTCCGCACTGCTGCAGGCGGTGTTTCAGAAGAGTTCCCCGATTCACGATGGCGGCGTCGTCATCGAGTTGGACCGCATTACGCGCGCCGGTGTTCTGCTGCCGCTGACGCAACGGACGGATCTGCCGGCGCAGTTCGGGACGCGCCATCGGGCCGCGCTCGGCATCAGTGAACGGTGTGATGCCAAGGTGGTGGTGGTTTCAGAGGAGCGCGGCGATGTGACGCTGGTGCATCGCGCGAGTTGGCGGCACGCCGCAGTGGAACGTGAGTTGGTGGACTTCCTCAGTCAGGGTGGCCAGCCCGAGGCCGCCGGGCCGGGGCCAAGTGTGCGCAGGCTACTGTTCGGGCACATGAAACAGAAGCTCGCCGCACTTTCCATGACGGCCCTGGTGTGGGCTCTCACCCTGGTTTCCTCGGGTACGGCGATCAAGGATTTGCAGGTGCCCGTGGAGTTCACGAATCCGCCTGCCGGCATGGATGTCTCGAAGCCGTCGGCGACCCAGTTAGAGATGCGGGTGCGGGGTCCGCGCTGGGCTGTGGAGGCTTTGCGCCCGGACCAGATGACTGTGCGGTTCGACTTGAGCAGGGGGGGGCTGGGCGGTACGCGGCTGGCGCATCCAAGCGACGTTGTGAACCTGCCTCCCGCGGTTTCCGTGGAGTGGCTGCGTCCGGACGAAATCACCGTGAATCTCGTGCCTGCCCGGCGTGCGCGCATGAACTGA
- a CDS encoding TraR/DksA family transcriptional regulator encodes MKTLETLRPKEILMARARELERIVRSRDLAIEPVADPLDEIQQAADRELAIETADRASAKLAEIRIALDRLADGSYGICSDCDDDIAPNRLRAVPWASRCIRCQERFEDRGEVEEADFDDMPVRRKGLQDAA; translated from the coding sequence ATGAAGACACTGGAGACTCTCCGGCCTAAAGAGATCCTCATGGCGCGGGCGCGCGAACTGGAACGGATCGTGCGCAGCCGGGATCTGGCCATCGAACCGGTTGCGGATCCGCTGGATGAGATCCAGCAGGCGGCCGATCGGGAACTGGCCATTGAAACGGCGGACCGCGCATCGGCCAAGCTGGCTGAGATTCGTATCGCGCTGGACCGGCTGGCGGATGGAAGCTACGGGATCTGCTCCGATTGCGACGATGACATTGCGCCGAACCGGCTGCGCGCCGTGCCCTGGGCGTCCCGCTGCATACGATGCCAGGAGCGGTTTGAGGACCGGGGCGAAGTGGAAGAGGCCGATTTCGACGACATGCCGGTGAGGCGCAAGGGCCTGCAGGATGCCGCGTAG
- a CDS encoding NAD(P)-binding domain-containing protein, giving the protein MSETVLTYAFTLIVILVPLAVYLTRQKSKARKAREAIQRGELYSEGPKAQHPHIDTTYCIGCQSCTTVCPEGDVLAMLGGKAVIVNGYKCIGHGLCADACPVGAITMVMAKPAMGADMPFITAEYETSVTGLFIAGELGGLALIKNAVNQGRDCVETITRRLESSTTPKPENVLDVLIVGAGPAGISASLKAIENKLKYITIERDEIGGTVSKYPRQKLVMTSPVQFPMYGKFTKTELSKENLLEFWHQVLGRSDFNVRTSESVEGITKREDGVFEVTTGQARYLALHVILALGRSGTPRKLGVKGEDLPKVMYRLIEADHYINKRILVVGGGDSAIEAAMGLGHQSGNEVTLSYRKDSFSRIKERNAQRLQECIRKKLVQVVFNSAPVEFTPDSVVLEVNGERRVLANDYVWVFAGGTPPTAFLKQAGVAFGHKDITLEASLEANQQRATAQGARP; this is encoded by the coding sequence ATGTCTGAAACAGTTCTTACCTACGCCTTTACACTGATCGTGATTCTTGTTCCGCTGGCCGTCTATCTCACGCGCCAGAAGAGCAAAGCCCGGAAAGCGCGCGAGGCCATCCAGCGCGGCGAGCTCTACTCCGAGGGCCCCAAAGCCCAACACCCCCACATCGACACCACCTATTGCATCGGCTGCCAGTCGTGCACAACCGTCTGCCCGGAGGGCGACGTGCTGGCCATGCTGGGCGGCAAGGCGGTGATCGTCAATGGGTACAAGTGCATCGGCCACGGCCTTTGCGCCGACGCCTGCCCAGTGGGCGCCATTACGATGGTGATGGCCAAGCCGGCCATGGGCGCGGACATGCCGTTCATTACCGCGGAGTACGAAACCAGCGTCACCGGCCTCTTCATCGCCGGCGAACTGGGCGGACTCGCGCTGATCAAGAATGCCGTCAACCAGGGCCGCGATTGCGTCGAAACCATCACCCGCCGCCTGGAGTCCTCAACAACACCGAAGCCCGAAAATGTTCTCGACGTCCTCATCGTCGGCGCTGGCCCCGCCGGCATCAGTGCTTCGCTCAAGGCCATCGAGAACAAGCTGAAATACATCACCATCGAACGCGACGAGATCGGCGGCACCGTCTCCAAGTACCCTCGCCAGAAGCTCGTCATGACGAGCCCTGTCCAATTCCCCATGTACGGCAAGTTCACCAAAACGGAGTTGTCGAAGGAGAACCTGCTGGAATTCTGGCATCAGGTCCTGGGCCGGTCCGACTTCAACGTGCGTACCTCAGAATCCGTGGAAGGCATCACGAAACGCGAAGACGGCGTGTTCGAGGTCACCACCGGCCAGGCGCGGTACCTGGCGCTCCACGTGATCCTGGCGCTGGGCCGCTCCGGCACTCCTCGCAAGCTGGGCGTGAAGGGCGAGGATCTGCCGAAGGTCATGTACCGGTTGATCGAGGCCGATCACTACATCAACAAACGGATCCTGGTCGTCGGCGGAGGCGATAGCGCCATCGAGGCCGCCATGGGCCTCGGCCACCAGTCGGGCAATGAGGTGACGCTCTCCTACCGCAAGGACAGCTTCAGCCGCATCAAGGAGCGCAATGCGCAGCGCCTGCAGGAGTGCATTCGCAAGAAGCTGGTGCAGGTCGTCTTCAACTCCGCGCCCGTGGAATTCACGCCTGATTCTGTCGTCCTGGAAGTGAACGGCGAAAGGCGGGTCTTAGCCAACGACTACGTATGGGTCTTCGCCGGAGGCACTCCGCCCACTGCCTTCCTGAAGCAGGCAGGCGTCGCCTTCGGCCACAAGGACATCACCCTCGAAGCGAGCCTGGAGGCCAATCAGCAGCGGGCCACCGCGCAGGGCGCCCGCCCGTAA
- a CDS encoding efflux transporter outer membrane subunit, giving the protein MRYHALIPAFLASASLIQAGGIGPKYKRPDVPVPGAYRGATTDTATAESLGDAKWFTLFQDPELQGLIRTALEQNLDIRIAAARVAQAQAQAGGTRAEQFPNISATGSASRQKSASTPFFPGFESNMSQLGLSSIWQLDFWGRYRKANEAARATLAASDWGRKAVISSLVANLASAYFQLRELDLELDIAKRTLAARQESLKLTQTLEHNGATSMLDVRQAEKLVETAARRIPDLELNIARQENLISVLLGNNPGPITRGQPLLAMQLSPTVPEGLPSTLLERRPDIRQAEMRLVAANAQVGVAKSMYFPQISLTGSAGWQAYSMTGLFDSKVYNVGANMTAPIFDFGRIRSGVRLSEAQKEEMVLTYRQSVQQAFREVSDSLVAVQKNREYRERQAALTNSASEAAKLADIRYKGGASSYLEVLSSQTDLFDAEIGLAQAQLNERVAVVQLYNALGGGWQP; this is encoded by the coding sequence ATGAGGTATCACGCCCTCATTCCCGCCTTCCTCGCCTCCGCCAGCCTGATCCAGGCCGGCGGCATCGGCCCGAAGTACAAACGGCCGGACGTGCCCGTGCCCGGCGCCTATCGCGGAGCCACCACCGACACGGCCACCGCCGAATCACTGGGCGACGCCAAGTGGTTCACCCTGTTCCAGGACCCCGAACTCCAGGGCCTCATCCGCACCGCCCTGGAGCAAAACCTCGACATCCGCATCGCCGCCGCCCGCGTGGCGCAAGCCCAGGCGCAGGCCGGCGGAACGCGCGCCGAGCAGTTCCCCAACATCAGCGCCACCGGCTCAGCCTCGCGCCAGAAAAGCGCCAGCACGCCTTTCTTTCCCGGCTTCGAATCGAACATGAGCCAACTGGGCCTCTCGTCCATCTGGCAGCTCGACTTCTGGGGCCGCTACCGCAAGGCCAACGAGGCAGCCCGCGCCACACTCGCCGCCAGCGACTGGGGCCGCAAGGCGGTCATCTCCTCGCTGGTCGCCAACCTGGCCTCGGCCTACTTCCAACTGCGTGAACTCGATCTCGAACTCGACATCGCCAAACGCACGCTGGCCGCCCGCCAGGAATCGCTCAAACTCACCCAGACCCTGGAGCACAATGGAGCCACCTCCATGCTCGATGTCCGCCAGGCTGAGAAGCTCGTGGAAACCGCGGCCCGCCGCATCCCCGATCTCGAACTGAACATCGCCCGGCAGGAGAACCTCATCAGCGTCCTGCTGGGCAACAATCCCGGACCCATTACCCGCGGCCAGCCGCTGCTCGCCATGCAGCTCTCGCCGACCGTGCCCGAAGGTCTGCCGTCGACGCTGCTGGAGCGCCGCCCCGACATTCGCCAGGCCGAGATGCGCCTCGTCGCGGCGAACGCGCAGGTCGGCGTCGCCAAGTCGATGTACTTCCCGCAGATCTCGCTCACCGGTTCCGCCGGTTGGCAGGCCTACTCGATGACCGGCCTGTTCGACTCCAAAGTCTACAACGTCGGAGCCAACATGACCGCGCCCATCTTCGACTTCGGCCGCATCCGCTCCGGCGTCCGCCTGAGTGAAGCGCAGAAGGAGGAGATGGTCCTCACCTACCGCCAATCGGTCCAGCAGGCATTCCGCGAAGTGTCGGACTCGTTGGTGGCCGTGCAGAAGAACCGCGAGTACCGTGAACGCCAGGCAGCCCTCACCAACTCAGCCAGCGAAGCCGCCAAGCTCGCCGACATCCGCTATAAGGGAGGAGCCAGCAGCTACCTCGAGGTCCTCTCCAGCCAGACCGATCTGTTCGACGCCGAGATCGGGCTGGCCCAGGCGCAGCTCAACGAGCGGGTCGCCGTGGTTCAGTTGTACAACGCGCTCGGCGGCGGCTGGCAGCCGTAA
- a CDS encoding efflux RND transporter permease subunit, producing MAKFFIGRPIVAMVISILMVIIGTVALFSLPTGQFPEIVPPEINITAIYPGADAKTLEQSVTTPLEQQISGVDNMEYMSSTSANNGTATITVNFDIKTDPNVDQVLTQLRTSQAASQLPVEVNTTGLTVQKSLASPLMFVSLYSPKNSYDDIFLSNYAYINLVDELTRVKGVARVQTFGGGQYAMRIWIKPDQLAKLNVTVPDILSAIQGQNRVNPAGKLGGRPAPKGQEFTYTVMAQGRFNTPEEFGGIIVRSNPDGSTLRLKDVARIEMGAQTYDIISRFNGRATAGMAIYQLPGSNAVETAKNVTAHLHQLEKRFPKDLALDMTLDTTKVVTQGMKEIAITLFEALVLVVLVVYLFLQGWRATLIPLLAVPVSLVGTFMLFPLLGFSVNTLSLFGLVLAIGLVVDDAIVVVEAVEHHIEEGMSPRDASLKAMEEVSGPVIAIALILAAVFIPTAFIPGITGRLYQQFAVTIAISVIISAFNALSLSPALCALLLRHKEPSRGPLARFFDWFNRFFKTGTDRYISISTSMIRKSALSLGFLVVVTILGVGLGGRLPSSFLPNEDQGYLLVAMRLPDAASLERTDDAARKIEQRVMKIPGVASVFSVVGFDLLSGIQNTYNGIFWVTLKDWSERKAANEQFEVIQANLAGAISQVPDAFAFPITPPAIPGVGNSGGFTFILEDRSGGSTEDFAKNVFKFVGAASKRKELVGINSTFLPSVPQLYANVDREKTARQGVAINDVYNTMQTFLGGYLVNYFNRFGRQWQVYLAAEGDYRTKPEDIGQFYVRNNAKTMVPLSAVTTMERRTGPEFNFRYNEYRATQIFGGAAPGYSSGQAMEALEEVFAQTMPSTMAFDYTGMSYQEKKASEGIPPSAIYGMSIFFVFLILAAQYESWSLPFSVLLVTPVAVLGAYLSLWLRGYENNVYAQIGLVMLIGISAKNAILIVEFARAEYSKGRSAMDAAIIAARLRLRPILMTAFAFILGCVPLWTASGSGAISRRILGTVVIGGMLAATTIAIFLIPVTYVVVENIAAKFGKAKAPAQLEGEGEPA from the coding sequence ATGGCAAAGTTCTTCATCGGCCGGCCCATCGTGGCCATGGTGATCTCCATCCTCATGGTGATCATCGGCACCGTCGCCTTGTTCAGCCTGCCCACCGGGCAGTTCCCTGAAATCGTTCCGCCGGAAATCAACATCACGGCCATCTACCCCGGCGCCGACGCCAAGACGCTGGAACAGTCGGTCACCACACCGCTGGAACAGCAGATCAGCGGCGTCGACAACATGGAGTACATGAGCTCGACTTCCGCCAACAACGGAACGGCGACGATCACTGTCAACTTCGACATCAAGACGGATCCCAACGTCGACCAGGTGCTGACCCAGCTCCGCACTTCGCAGGCCGCCTCCCAGTTGCCTGTGGAAGTGAACACCACCGGACTCACGGTGCAGAAGTCGCTGGCGTCGCCCCTGATGTTCGTCAGCCTCTACTCGCCCAAGAACAGCTACGACGACATCTTCCTGTCGAACTACGCCTACATCAACCTCGTCGACGAATTGACGCGCGTGAAAGGCGTAGCCCGCGTCCAAACTTTCGGCGGCGGCCAGTACGCCATGCGTATCTGGATCAAACCCGATCAGCTCGCCAAGCTGAACGTGACCGTGCCCGACATCCTTTCCGCGATCCAGGGCCAGAATCGCGTGAACCCGGCCGGCAAGCTCGGCGGCCGTCCTGCCCCCAAGGGCCAGGAGTTCACCTACACCGTGATGGCGCAGGGCCGCTTCAATACGCCCGAGGAGTTCGGCGGCATCATCGTCCGCTCGAATCCCGACGGCTCCACCCTGCGGTTGAAGGACGTCGCCCGCATTGAGATGGGCGCCCAGACCTACGACATCATCAGCCGATTCAATGGCCGGGCCACCGCCGGCATGGCCATCTACCAATTGCCTGGCTCCAACGCGGTCGAAACCGCCAAGAACGTCACCGCCCACCTGCACCAGCTCGAGAAGCGCTTCCCCAAGGACCTCGCGCTCGACATGACCCTCGACACCACCAAGGTCGTCACCCAGGGCATGAAGGAGATCGCCATCACGCTCTTTGAGGCGCTGGTGCTGGTCGTGCTCGTCGTCTACTTATTCCTGCAGGGCTGGCGCGCGACCCTCATCCCACTGCTGGCCGTGCCCGTTTCGCTGGTCGGCACCTTCATGCTCTTCCCGCTGCTGGGCTTCTCGGTGAACACGCTGTCGCTCTTTGGACTCGTGCTCGCCATCGGACTCGTCGTCGACGATGCCATCGTCGTGGTCGAGGCCGTCGAACACCACATTGAAGAGGGCATGTCGCCGCGCGACGCCTCGCTCAAAGCCATGGAGGAAGTGTCAGGACCCGTCATCGCCATCGCGCTGATCCTGGCCGCCGTGTTCATCCCCACGGCCTTCATCCCGGGCATCACCGGCCGCCTCTACCAGCAGTTCGCCGTCACCATCGCCATCTCGGTGATCATCTCGGCCTTCAACGCACTCTCGCTCAGCCCCGCGCTCTGCGCGCTGTTGCTGAGGCACAAAGAGCCCTCGCGTGGCCCCCTGGCCCGCTTCTTCGACTGGTTCAACCGCTTCTTCAAGACCGGCACGGACCGCTATATCAGCATCAGCACGTCGATGATCCGCAAGTCGGCACTGAGCCTCGGCTTCCTCGTTGTCGTCACCATCCTGGGCGTGGGCCTCGGCGGCCGACTGCCCAGTTCGTTCCTGCCGAACGAGGATCAGGGCTACCTGCTGGTTGCCATGCGGCTGCCCGACGCCGCTTCACTGGAACGGACGGACGACGCAGCCCGCAAGATCGAGCAGCGCGTCATGAAGATCCCTGGCGTCGCCAGCGTCTTCTCCGTCGTCGGCTTCGACCTGCTCAGCGGCATTCAGAACACCTACAACGGCATCTTCTGGGTCACGCTGAAGGACTGGAGCGAGCGTAAGGCCGCCAACGAACAGTTCGAAGTCATCCAGGCCAACCTGGCCGGAGCCATCTCCCAGGTGCCCGATGCCTTCGCCTTCCCCATCACGCCGCCCGCCATTCCCGGCGTCGGCAACTCCGGCGGCTTCACGTTCATCCTGGAAGACCGCTCCGGCGGCAGCACCGAAGACTTCGCCAAGAACGTCTTCAAGTTCGTCGGCGCGGCCTCCAAGCGCAAGGAACTCGTGGGCATCAACTCCACCTTCCTGCCCAGCGTGCCGCAGCTTTACGCCAACGTCGATCGCGAGAAGACAGCGCGCCAGGGTGTTGCCATCAACGACGTCTACAACACGATGCAGACGTTCCTGGGCGGCTATCTCGTGAACTACTTCAACCGCTTCGGGCGCCAGTGGCAGGTCTACCTGGCCGCCGAAGGCGACTATCGCACCAAGCCCGAAGACATCGGCCAGTTCTACGTCCGGAACAACGCCAAGACCATGGTCCCACTCAGCGCGGTCACCACCATGGAACGCCGCACCGGACCAGAGTTCAACTTCCGCTACAACGAATACCGCGCGACGCAGATCTTCGGCGGCGCCGCGCCCGGCTACAGCTCGGGCCAGGCCATGGAAGCCTTGGAAGAGGTCTTCGCCCAGACAATGCCCTCCACCATGGCGTTCGACTACACGGGCATGTCTTATCAGGAGAAGAAGGCGTCCGAGGGCATCCCCCCGTCGGCCATCTACGGCATGTCCATCTTCTTCGTATTCCTGATCCTCGCGGCGCAGTATGAAAGCTGGTCGCTGCCGTTCAGCGTCCTGCTCGTTACGCCCGTGGCCGTCCTGGGCGCTTACCTCTCGCTCTGGCTGCGCGGCTATGAGAACAACGTCTACGCCCAGATCGGCCTGGTCATGCTGATCGGCATCTCCGCCAAGAACGCGATTCTGATCGTGGAGTTCGCCAGGGCCGAGTACTCGAAAGGCCGCTCCGCCATGGACGCGGCCATCATCGCCGCACGCCTTCGCCTGCGTCCCATCCTGATGACGGCTTTCGCCTTCATCCTGGGCTGCGTCCCGCTCTGGACCGCCTCCGGCTCCGGAGCCATCTCGCGCCGCATCCTCGGCACCGTGGTCATCGGCGGCATGCTCGCCGCCACCACCATCGCCATCTTCCTCATCCCCGTCACCTATGTGGTGGTGGAGAACATCGCCGCCAAGTTCGGCAAGGCCAAAGCGCCTGCCCAACTCGAAGGCGAAGGAGAACCCGCATGA
- a CDS encoding efflux RND transporter periplasmic adaptor subunit encodes MNRSTLRLAAVALPLLSSAILLTGCGGQASGGPPPMQPPAVDVTPVVAEDVQVNSEWVATIDGSVNAIIQPQVTGYLVRQLYQEGSFVRKGQVLFEIDPRPFQAVVDQAAAQFAQAESQVVQAQSQVEQMQSQIAQAAAQLRKAEIDVQRDTPLAQARAIAQSQLDTEIQARAAADAALQASKANLATSQAAVKTAQAAVKAAKAAQSQAELNLGFTQVHSLIDGIAGVAQTQIGNLVKTDTTLTTVSQVDPIRVYFPISEQEYLNLAVGRKPGDPASLLSPNQVPALELVLSNGTTYAQKGKVTFTDRQVDSQTGTIRVAASFPNPGNVLRPGQFGRIHALTGTRKNALLVPQRAVTEMQGKHQVAVVLAGNKVQIRQVTLGPTVGSRYVIESGLRAGESVVVEGLAKAMDGGTVVPQPAASPAGGSH; translated from the coding sequence ATGAATCGAAGCACACTCCGCCTCGCGGCGGTAGCATTACCCCTGTTGTCGTCCGCCATTCTGCTGACCGGTTGCGGCGGCCAGGCCTCCGGCGGCCCGCCGCCCATGCAGCCGCCCGCCGTCGACGTCACCCCCGTGGTCGCCGAAGATGTCCAGGTCAACAGCGAATGGGTTGCCACTATCGACGGCAGCGTCAACGCCATCATCCAGCCCCAGGTCACCGGCTACCTCGTCCGTCAGCTCTACCAGGAAGGCTCCTTTGTCCGCAAAGGCCAGGTTCTGTTCGAGATCGACCCACGCCCGTTCCAGGCGGTAGTCGACCAGGCCGCCGCTCAATTCGCCCAGGCCGAGAGCCAGGTGGTGCAGGCGCAAAGCCAGGTGGAACAGATGCAAAGCCAGATCGCCCAGGCCGCCGCTCAGTTGCGTAAGGCGGAAATCGATGTCCAGCGCGACACGCCTCTCGCGCAGGCGCGCGCCATCGCCCAAAGCCAACTCGACACGGAGATCCAGGCCAGGGCCGCCGCCGACGCCGCCCTCCAGGCGAGCAAGGCGAACCTGGCCACCAGCCAGGCCGCGGTGAAGACGGCCCAGGCCGCGGTAAAAGCCGCGAAGGCCGCCCAGTCCCAAGCCGAACTCAATCTCGGCTTCACCCAGGTCCACTCCCTCATTGACGGCATTGCCGGCGTGGCACAGACGCAGATCGGAAACCTCGTCAAAACCGACACCACGCTCACCACCGTGTCGCAAGTGGACCCCATCCGTGTCTACTTCCCCATCAGCGAGCAGGAGTACCTGAACCTCGCCGTGGGCCGCAAACCGGGCGATCCGGCCAGCCTGCTCTCGCCCAATCAGGTGCCCGCGCTGGAACTCGTACTCTCCAACGGCACCACCTACGCCCAGAAGGGCAAGGTCACGTTCACTGACCGCCAGGTGGATTCGCAGACCGGAACCATCCGCGTCGCCGCATCCTTCCCGAACCCCGGCAACGTCCTGCGGCCCGGCCAGTTCGGCCGCATCCACGCGCTCACCGGCACCCGCAAGAACGCCTTGTTGGTACCGCAGCGCGCGGTCACCGAGATGCAGGGTAAGCACCAAGTCGCTGTCGTGCTGGCCGGCAACAAGGTCCAGATCCGGCAGGTCACCCTGGGCCCCACGGTCGGCTCCCGCTATGTCATCGAGAGCGGCCTGCGCGCCGGCGAAAGCGTCGTGGTCGAAGGCCTGGCCAAGGCCATGGACGGCGGCACCGTCGTCCCGCAACCGGCCGCCAGCCCCGCCGGTGGGAGCCACTAA
- a CDS encoding TetR family transcriptional regulator: MRQPERTKAAILAAAELILIKKGLRGMTLEEVAAAAAVSKGGLLHHFAGKDELILGILERQMSEFEQDVERRRQEDPAEPGAYTRAFLRANLEPDEHASKVCIAFLSESRTIPASLAVAQQHCNAWRQRLENDGIDPVVAAIVRYAGDGLMFSALWGMPKPDNYDAIVERLLQLTQAADAKCLQAPSTV, encoded by the coding sequence ATGCGCCAACCTGAACGTACCAAAGCCGCCATTCTCGCGGCCGCAGAACTGATCCTGATTAAGAAAGGCCTCCGGGGCATGACGCTCGAAGAAGTTGCCGCAGCAGCAGCCGTGAGTAAAGGCGGACTGCTGCACCACTTTGCCGGGAAGGATGAGCTGATTCTGGGTATCCTCGAGCGCCAGATGAGCGAATTCGAGCAGGACGTGGAGCGGCGCCGCCAGGAAGACCCCGCCGAGCCTGGAGCCTACACGCGCGCCTTCCTTCGCGCGAATCTTGAACCGGACGAACACGCATCCAAAGTATGTATCGCCTTTTTATCTGAATCCCGAACGATCCCCGCCTCCCTCGCCGTGGCCCAACAGCACTGCAACGCGTGGAGGCAGCGCCTTGAAAACGACGGCATCGACCCCGTGGTGGCAGCCATCGTCCGCTATGCCGGCGATGGCCTGATGTTTTCCGCCCTTTGGGGGATGCCGAAACCAGATAACTACGACGCTATTGTGGAGCGACTCCTGCAGTTAACGCAAGCCGCGGATGCGAAGTGCCTCCAGGCCCCGTCGACAGTCTAA